In a genomic window of Comamonadaceae bacterium OTU4NAUVB1:
- a CDS encoding flippase: MSLRRNILWNLAGAGLPLLAGAAFIPYLVREAGVEVFGILTLVWALIGYFSLFDFGLGRALTQQVAQKLGAGHVHDVPALVKGGLGLTLATGLAGGVLLAVFAQPLAERWLGVSPALRRDVSIALLIAAVSVPVTTITVGLRGVLEAYEDFRDVNLLRMLLGLANFGLPALSVLWFGPSLVPMVASLMMARLVFCLAHWTLVRRRLPGGLGAAVLHRVDLRRLLTFGAWMTVSNIVSPLMVTGDRFVISAVLGAAVVAYYAVPSEVMARVLILPAALTGALFPRLAALMTAADPGAARRLYLQCIAVVAAALLPACLALGLGAHWGLSHWLGAEFAERSAPVVSILALGLLLNGIAFVPFAAVQAAGLARITAQLHVIEALLYFAMLWVGLHEFGLVGAAMAWTVRVGIDLILLLVVAQRRIFRRPPSPPVRHNLPSFEPESP; the protein is encoded by the coding sequence ATGTCCCTGCGCCGCAACATCCTGTGGAACCTCGCCGGCGCCGGGCTGCCCCTGCTCGCGGGCGCCGCGTTCATTCCCTACCTGGTGCGCGAGGCCGGTGTCGAGGTCTTCGGCATCCTGACGCTGGTCTGGGCGCTGATCGGCTACTTCAGCCTGTTCGACTTCGGCCTCGGCCGGGCGCTCACCCAGCAGGTGGCGCAGAAGCTCGGCGCCGGTCATGTCCACGACGTGCCGGCGCTGGTCAAGGGCGGGCTGGGCCTGACGCTGGCCACGGGGCTGGCCGGCGGCGTGCTGCTGGCCGTGTTCGCGCAGCCGCTGGCCGAGCGCTGGCTGGGCGTGTCCCCGGCGCTGCGCCGCGACGTGTCCATCGCCTTGCTGATCGCGGCGGTGAGCGTGCCGGTGACCACCATCACCGTCGGCCTGCGCGGCGTGCTGGAGGCCTACGAGGACTTCCGCGACGTCAACCTGCTGCGGATGCTGCTGGGACTGGCGAACTTCGGCCTGCCGGCGCTCAGCGTGCTGTGGTTCGGCCCGTCGCTGGTGCCGATGGTGGCCAGCCTGATGATGGCCCGGCTGGTGTTCTGCCTCGCCCACTGGACGCTGGTGCGCCGGCGCCTGCCCGGCGGGTTGGGAGCGGCCGTGCTCCACCGGGTCGACCTGCGCCGCCTGCTGACCTTCGGTGCCTGGATGACCGTGTCCAACATCGTCAGCCCGCTGATGGTGACGGGCGACCGCTTCGTCATCTCGGCCGTGCTCGGCGCGGCCGTGGTGGCGTACTACGCGGTGCCCTCGGAGGTGATGGCGCGCGTCCTCATCCTGCCCGCCGCGCTCACGGGGGCTCTGTTCCCGCGGCTGGCGGCGCTCATGACCGCCGCCGATCCGGGCGCGGCGCGGCGCCTCTACCTGCAGTGCATCGCCGTGGTCGCCGCGGCGCTGCTGCCGGCCTGCCTGGCGCTCGGGCTGGGGGCGCACTGGGGGCTGTCGCACTGGCTGGGGGCCGAGTTCGCCGAGCGCTCCGCGCCGGTGGTGAGCATCCTCGCCCTGGGCCTGCTGCTCAACGGGATCGCGTTCGTTCCCTTCGCGGCGGTCCAGGCGGCCGGGCTCGCGCGCATCACGGCGCAACTGCACGTGATCGAGGCCCTGCTGTATTTCGCGATGCTGTGGGTCGGGCTCCATGAATTCGGGCTGGTCGGCGCCGCCATGGCCTGGACGGTGCGCGTCGGCATCGACCTGATCCTGCTGCTCGTCGTGGCGCAGCGACGGATCTTCAGGCGGCCGCCGTCACCGCCCGTGCGTCACAATTTGCCATCCTTCGAACCGGAGTCTCCATGA
- a CDS encoding malate/lactate/ureidoglycolate dehydrogenase, translating into MSRIFQASVLRARCAAILEAAGSSPAEAAQVADNLVLANLSGHDSHGVGMLPRYVDAVAEGGLVPGASVAVTLDIGTLLALDGRRGYGQIVGVQAMDLGIARAREHGSCIFTLAQAHHLGRIGHFAEMATAQGLVSMHFVNVLSRPVVAPWGGGDGRFGTNPCCIGVPLAGAEPFVLDFATSRVAQGKMRVAHNKGERVPPGYLIDEHGRPTDDPGVVVVPQRDPAGDGDGNPPPGGGLFGALMTFGEHKGYGMAVACELLGGALTGGGTWHRPADAARSVYNGMLTVLIDPARLGTRAAFEQEATAFVDWLRQSPPGEGHEAVRIAGEPERAARAARAQGGIELDEATWDEIVAAGARVGVAVTA; encoded by the coding sequence ATGTCCCGGATTTTTCAGGCTTCGGTGCTGCGGGCACGGTGCGCGGCCATCCTCGAGGCGGCGGGCAGCTCGCCCGCCGAGGCGGCGCAGGTCGCCGACAACCTGGTGCTGGCCAACCTGAGCGGGCACGACTCGCACGGCGTGGGCATGCTGCCGCGCTACGTCGACGCGGTGGCCGAGGGCGGTCTGGTGCCCGGCGCCTCGGTGGCCGTGACCCTGGACATCGGCACGCTGCTGGCGCTGGACGGCCGACGCGGCTACGGCCAGATCGTCGGCGTGCAGGCCATGGACCTGGGCATCGCGCGGGCGCGCGAGCACGGCAGCTGCATCTTCACGCTGGCGCAGGCGCACCACCTGGGGCGCATCGGTCATTTCGCGGAGATGGCGACGGCGCAGGGGCTGGTGTCGATGCACTTCGTCAACGTGCTGTCGCGGCCGGTCGTGGCGCCCTGGGGCGGCGGCGACGGGCGCTTCGGCACCAACCCGTGCTGCATCGGCGTGCCGCTGGCGGGCGCCGAACCCTTCGTGCTGGACTTCGCGACCAGCCGCGTGGCCCAGGGCAAGATGCGCGTGGCCCACAACAAGGGCGAGCGCGTGCCGCCGGGCTACCTGATCGACGAGCATGGCCGCCCGACCGACGACCCGGGCGTGGTCGTGGTGCCGCAGCGCGATCCGGCCGGCGACGGCGACGGCAACCCGCCCCCGGGCGGCGGCCTGTTCGGCGCGCTCATGACCTTCGGCGAACACAAGGGCTACGGCATGGCCGTGGCGTGCGAACTGCTCGGCGGCGCGCTCACCGGCGGCGGCACCTGGCACCGGCCGGCCGATGCCGCGCGCTCGGTCTACAACGGCATGCTGACGGTGCTGATCGACCCGGCGCGCCTGGGCACGCGCGCCGCCTTCGAGCAGGAAGCGACCGCCTTTGTCGACTGGCTTCGCCAGAGCCCGCCCGGCGAGGGCCACGAGGCCGTGCGCATCGCCGGCGAACCCGAACGCGCCGCGCGCGCGGCCCGCGCCCAGGGCGGCATCGAACTCGACGAGGCCACCTGGGACGAGATCGTCGCGGCCGGCGCCCGGGTCGGCGTGGCCGTCACGGCCTGA
- a CDS encoding altronate dehydratase family protein, with protein sequence MTTPFIRLHPADDVVIARAQLVGGTPIEHVTSRGLIPPGHKVAMRAIAPGEPVRRYDQIIGFASQPIAPGEHVHTHNLDMGPDKGDFARDYAFGSDVKPAPARREATFMGIRRADGRVATRNYIGVLTSVNCSATAARAIADHFSRRTNPAALAAYPNVDGVVALTHGTGCGMDGDGEGMRVLGRTLTGYATHANFAAVLVVGLGCEVNQINAWLATGNLADGENFRTFNIQDTGGTRKTVDKGVALIEAMLPRANAATREPCSAAHLTIGLQCGGSDGYSGISANPALGAAVDLLVAHGGTAILSETPEVYGAEHLLTQRAVRREVGEKLVERIRWWEHYTAINQGEMNNNPSPGNKAGGLTTILEKSLGAVAKGGTGNLEAVYEYAEPVTAHGFVFMDTPGYDPVSATGQVAGGANLICFTTGRGSAYGCAPSPSLKLATNSALWRRQEEDMDINCGEIVDGTASIQEMGERIFRLVLATASGEPSKSEQHGYGQNEFVPWQIGATM encoded by the coding sequence ATGACCACCCCTTTCATCCGCCTCCACCCCGCCGACGACGTCGTCATCGCGCGCGCGCAGCTCGTGGGCGGCACGCCGATCGAGCACGTCACCAGCCGCGGGCTGATCCCGCCGGGCCACAAGGTCGCCATGCGCGCCATCGCGCCGGGCGAGCCGGTGCGCCGCTACGACCAGATCATCGGCTTCGCCAGCCAGCCGATCGCCCCGGGCGAGCACGTGCACACGCACAACCTCGACATGGGCCCGGACAAGGGCGACTTCGCGCGCGACTACGCCTTCGGCAGCGACGTGAAACCGGCCCCGGCCCGGCGCGAGGCCACCTTCATGGGCATCCGCCGCGCCGACGGCCGCGTCGCGACGCGCAACTACATCGGCGTGCTGACCAGCGTGAACTGCTCGGCGACGGCGGCGCGCGCCATCGCCGACCATTTCTCGCGCCGCACCAACCCGGCCGCGCTGGCCGCCTACCCGAACGTCGACGGGGTCGTCGCGCTCACGCACGGCACCGGCTGCGGCATGGACGGCGACGGCGAGGGCATGCGGGTGCTGGGCCGCACCCTGACGGGCTACGCGACGCATGCCAACTTCGCCGCCGTGCTGGTGGTGGGCCTGGGGTGCGAGGTCAACCAGATCAACGCCTGGCTGGCCACCGGCAACCTCGCCGACGGCGAGAACTTCCGCACCTTCAACATCCAGGACACCGGCGGCACGCGCAAGACCGTGGACAAGGGTGTCGCGCTGATCGAGGCGATGCTGCCGCGCGCCAACGCGGCGACGCGCGAGCCCTGCAGCGCGGCGCACCTCACCATCGGGCTGCAGTGCGGCGGCTCGGACGGCTATTCGGGCATCAGCGCCAATCCGGCGCTGGGCGCGGCGGTCGACCTGCTGGTGGCGCACGGCGGCACGGCCATCCTCAGCGAGACGCCCGAGGTCTACGGCGCCGAGCACCTGCTCACGCAGCGCGCGGTGCGCCGCGAGGTTGGCGAGAAGCTGGTCGAGCGCATCCGCTGGTGGGAGCACTACACCGCCATCAACCAGGGCGAGATGAACAACAACCCCTCGCCCGGCAACAAGGCCGGCGGACTGACGACCATCCTGGAGAAGTCGCTCGGCGCCGTCGCCAAGGGCGGCACCGGCAACCTGGAGGCGGTGTACGAGTACGCCGAGCCCGTGACCGCGCACGGCTTCGTCTTCATGGACACGCCGGGCTACGACCCGGTCAGCGCCACCGGCCAGGTCGCCGGCGGCGCCAACCTGATCTGCTTCACCACCGGACGTGGCTCGGCCTACGGCTGCGCGCCCTCCCCCTCGCTCAAGCTGGCCACCAACTCCGCGCTGTGGCGCCGCCAGGAGGAGGACATGGACATCAACTGCGGCGAGATCGTCGACGGCACGGCTTCGATCCAGGAGATGGGCGAGCGCATCTTCCGCCTGGTGCTGGCGACGGCCTCGGGCGAGCCCTCCAAGAGCGAGCAGCACGGCTATGGCCAGAACGAGTTCGTGCCGTGGCAGATCGGCGCCACCATGTGA
- a CDS encoding glycosyltransferase family 2 protein: MSTTASPASQSESPRPTTFDAEAPAQRPITVSIVSHGQLALIRPLLEQLDRWSAGSVEKVVLTINIRESDDALAGLHPRFPIERIDNPKPKGFGANHNAAFAHCATPWFLVLNPDIRLDSDVLAPLMAQARPDAGLLTPRILEPGKTGPEPHRAIISPLEILARKRATYVPPAVPAWIPGLFMLFRRAAYHQIEGFDERFFMYGEDFDICARTRLAGWRLQVAEGLQARHEAQRASHSSRSHLAWHVTSLMKVWLSGAFWRYRRLAE; this comes from the coding sequence ATGTCCACCACCGCCTCCCCCGCTTCCCAATCCGAATCGCCCCGCCCCACCACCTTCGATGCCGAGGCACCGGCGCAGCGGCCCATCACGGTCTCGATCGTGAGCCACGGACAGCTGGCGTTGATCCGTCCGCTGCTCGAGCAGCTCGATCGCTGGAGCGCCGGATCGGTGGAGAAGGTGGTGTTGACGATCAACATTCGGGAGTCGGACGACGCCCTCGCCGGCCTGCATCCGCGCTTTCCGATCGAGCGCATCGACAACCCGAAGCCGAAGGGTTTCGGGGCCAATCACAACGCCGCGTTCGCCCATTGCGCGACGCCGTGGTTCCTGGTGCTCAATCCGGACATCCGGCTCGACAGCGATGTGCTGGCGCCGCTGATGGCTCAGGCGCGGCCCGACGCCGGATTGTTGACGCCACGCATCCTGGAACCGGGCAAGACGGGGCCGGAGCCGCACCGGGCGATAATCTCGCCGCTCGAGATCCTCGCACGCAAGCGTGCGACCTATGTACCGCCGGCCGTTCCGGCCTGGATTCCCGGCCTCTTCATGCTGTTCCGCCGTGCCGCCTACCACCAGATCGAAGGCTTCGACGAGCGTTTCTTCATGTACGGCGAGGACTTCGACATCTGCGCGCGCACCCGGCTCGCCGGCTGGCGACTGCAGGTCGCCGAAGGTCTGCAAGCCCGGCACGAAGCGCAACGCGCCAGCCATTCGAGCCGCAGCCATCTCGCCTGGCACGTGACCAGCCTGATGAAGGTGTGGCTGTCGGGGGCGTTTTGGCGCTATCGACGGCTGGCGGAATGA
- the slmA gene encoding nucleoid occlusion factor SlmA: MAVLVPGTSVSSGAVALLTRRRPKPGERRVQIMQTLAAMLERPGGERVTTAALAAELDVSEAALYRHFASKAQMLEGLIDFIEQSVFVEVDRIVGHEVAPRERAVRIVAALMQFAEKNAGMARVMVGDALVYENERLQNRMNQFFDRIESTLCKVLLEDATGDAGSLDAQVRSGVLTAFVAGRLQRFTRSGFRRLPTEHLQLAIDRIV; encoded by the coding sequence ATGGCTGTCCTCGTGCCGGGCACCTCCGTGTCGTCAGGCGCCGTTGCGCTGCTGACGCGAAGGCGACCCAAGCCTGGCGAACGCCGCGTCCAGATCATGCAGACCCTCGCGGCGATGCTGGAGCGCCCGGGCGGCGAGCGCGTGACCACCGCCGCGCTGGCGGCCGAACTCGACGTGAGCGAAGCCGCGCTCTACCGTCACTTCGCCAGCAAGGCGCAGATGCTCGAAGGTCTGATCGATTTCATCGAACAGAGCGTGTTCGTCGAGGTCGACCGGATCGTGGGGCACGAGGTCGCGCCGCGCGAGCGGGCGGTCCGCATCGTCGCCGCGCTGATGCAGTTCGCCGAGAAGAACGCGGGCATGGCGCGCGTGATGGTGGGCGACGCGCTGGTCTACGAGAACGAGCGGCTGCAGAACCGGATGAACCAGTTCTTCGACCGCATCGAGTCGACCCTGTGCAAGGTGCTGCTCGAGGACGCCACCGGGGACGCGGGATCGCTGGACGCCCAGGTGCGCTCGGGCGTGCTGACGGCCTTCGTCGCCGGCCGCCTGCAGCGCTTCACGCGCTCGGGCTTCAGGCGTCTGCCGACCGAGCACCTCCAGCTGGCGATCGACCGGATCGTCTGA
- a CDS encoding ABC transporter permease yields MSQAHSNLHRTAWADWWEGTRRTDIWWTLAWFDIVLRYRRSMLGPLWLTLSMAAMIGGMGPLYSSLFGAELSKFFPHLALGIIFWSFFSSLVNESCNAFVTSANYLKQGYFPISLFVWRSMSRNIIQFLHQIVIYIPVAVWAGISLSWSALLVLPALLLLLINAHALGIALGLVCTRFRDVAQIVTSVMQMLMFLTPVFWLPESLPDRARYILYNPLAQMLDLLRTPLMGGEASLHSWLGILGWTVVCVTSSALLFAKYRRRIVYWL; encoded by the coding sequence ATGAGCCAAGCGCACTCCAACCTGCACCGCACCGCCTGGGCCGACTGGTGGGAAGGCACGCGGCGCACCGACATCTGGTGGACGCTCGCCTGGTTCGACATCGTGCTGCGCTACCGGCGCTCGATGCTCGGACCGCTGTGGCTCACCCTGAGCATGGCCGCCATGATCGGCGGCATGGGACCGCTCTACAGTTCGCTCTTCGGCGCCGAACTGTCAAAGTTCTTCCCGCACCTGGCGCTGGGGATCATCTTCTGGAGTTTCTTCTCCTCCCTGGTGAACGAGTCCTGCAATGCCTTCGTGACCTCCGCCAACTACCTCAAGCAAGGCTATTTCCCGATCAGCCTGTTCGTGTGGCGCAGCATGTCGCGCAACATCATCCAGTTCCTCCATCAGATCGTCATCTACATTCCCGTGGCGGTCTGGGCCGGCATCTCGCTGTCATGGTCGGCATTGCTGGTGCTACCAGCGCTGCTGCTGCTCCTGATCAATGCCCATGCCCTGGGCATCGCGCTGGGCCTCGTCTGCACGCGATTCCGCGACGTGGCGCAGATCGTCACCAGCGTCATGCAGATGCTGATGTTTCTGACGCCCGTGTTCTGGCTGCCGGAGAGCCTGCCCGATCGCGCGCGCTACATCCTGTACAACCCGCTCGCGCAGATGCTCGACCTCCTGCGCACGCCCCTGATGGGCGGCGAGGCGTCGCTGCACAGTTGGCTTGGCATCCTGGGCTGGACCGTCGTCTGCGTGACCTCCTCCGCCCTGCTCTTCGCAAAATACCGTCGTCGCATCGTCTACTGGCTTTGA
- a CDS encoding TRAP transporter large permease: MLKIAFLLFMSAGIPVAVAMAGASLVYIWWSGNLPGFVVIHRMVSGVDSFPLLAVPFFILAGNLMNNAGITNRIYNFALALVGWLKGGLGHVNILGSVIFSGMSGTAIADAAGLGTIEIKAMKEHGYSTEFAVGVTAASATLGPIIPPSLPFVIYGMMANVSVGSLFLAGIVPGVIMTLLMMLTVAYYAHKNGWGSDVKFQWPRLMKALVELLVVCVWPTALWLAVDRLGLPAQPAVAVALVILFVADKVFRFEAVLPIMTPVLLIGGMATGLFTATEGAIAACVWAMALGFFWYRTLKWKMFVKVCLETVESTATVLFIVAAASIFGWMLTATGVTADIAAWVLDFTKEPWVFLLLANLLMLFVGCFLETTAAITILVPILLPIANQLGIDPVHFGVLMVLNLMIGVLHPPMGMVLFVLARIANLSLERTTMAILPWLVPLLFSLALITYWPATVLWLPRLMQ, from the coding sequence ATGCTCAAGATCGCATTCCTCCTGTTCATGAGCGCCGGCATCCCGGTCGCCGTGGCGATGGCCGGCGCCTCGCTGGTCTACATCTGGTGGTCGGGCAACCTGCCGGGCTTCGTCGTCATCCACCGGATGGTCAGCGGCGTGGACAGCTTCCCGCTGCTGGCGGTGCCGTTCTTCATCCTGGCGGGCAACCTGATGAACAACGCGGGCATCACCAACCGCATCTACAACTTCGCGCTCGCGCTCGTCGGCTGGCTCAAGGGCGGGCTGGGGCACGTGAACATCCTCGGCTCGGTGATCTTCTCCGGCATGAGCGGCACGGCCATCGCCGACGCCGCCGGGCTGGGCACGATCGAGATCAAGGCCATGAAGGAGCACGGCTACTCGACCGAGTTCGCCGTCGGCGTGACGGCCGCCTCGGCCACGCTCGGGCCGATCATCCCGCCGAGCCTGCCCTTCGTGATCTACGGAATGATGGCCAACGTCTCGGTCGGCTCGCTGTTCCTCGCCGGCATCGTGCCCGGCGTGATCATGACGCTGCTGATGATGCTCACGGTCGCCTACTACGCCCACAAGAACGGCTGGGGTTCGGACGTCAAGTTCCAGTGGCCGCGCCTGATGAAGGCGCTGGTCGAGCTGCTGGTGGTGTGCGTCTGGCCGACCGCGCTGTGGCTGGCGGTGGACCGGCTGGGCCTGCCGGCGCAGCCGGCCGTGGCGGTGGCGCTGGTCATCCTCTTCGTGGCCGACAAGGTGTTCCGCTTCGAGGCCGTGCTGCCGATCATGACGCCCGTGCTGCTCATCGGCGGCATGGCCACCGGCCTGTTCACCGCCACCGAGGGCGCCATCGCGGCCTGCGTGTGGGCGATGGCGCTGGGCTTCTTCTGGTATCGCACGCTCAAGTGGAAGATGTTCGTCAAGGTCTGCCTGGAGACGGTGGAGTCGACCGCCACGGTGCTCTTCATCGTCGCGGCCGCCTCGATCTTCGGCTGGATGCTCACGGCCACCGGCGTCACGGCGGACATCGCCGCCTGGGTGCTGGACTTCACCAAGGAACCCTGGGTGTTCCTGCTGCTGGCCAACCTGCTGATGCTGTTCGTCGGCTGCTTCCTGGAGACCACGGCGGCCATCACGATCCTCGTGCCGATCCTGCTGCCGATCGCCAACCAGCTGGGCATCGACCCGGTCCACTTCGGTGTGTTGATGGTGCTCAACCTCATGATCGGCGTGCTGCACCCGCCCATGGGGATGGTGCTGTTCGTGCTCGCGCGCATCGCCAACCTGAGCCTGGAGCGCACGACCATGGCGATCCTGCCGTGGCTGGTGCCGCTGCTGTTCAGCCTGGCGCTGATCACCTACTGGCCGGCCACGGTGCTGTGGCTGCCCCGGCTGATGCAATGA
- the argB gene encoding acetylglutamate kinase, whose product MTVPASDPVLNIPPRDKAEILAQALPYIRKFHGKTIVIKYGGNAMTDPALQADFAEDVVLLKLVGMNPVVVHGGGPQIEAALNRLGKKGSFIQGMRVTDAETMEVVEWVLAGEVQQDIVGLINQAGGKAVGLTGRDGGLIRAQKLKLADRADPSLMHDVGQVGDIVSIDPSVVKALQDDAFIPVISPIGFGEDNESYNINADVVAGKLATVLKAEKLMLLTNTPGVLDKAGTLLTNLSAREIDELFADGTISGGMLPKIEGALDAAKSGVNAVHIIDGRVPHAMLLEILTDQAYGTMIRAR is encoded by the coding sequence ATGACCGTCCCCGCGAGCGATCCCGTGCTCAACATCCCCCCCCGCGACAAGGCCGAGATCCTGGCCCAGGCACTGCCCTACATCCGCAAGTTCCACGGCAAGACCATCGTCATCAAGTACGGCGGCAACGCCATGACCGACCCGGCCCTGCAGGCCGATTTCGCCGAGGACGTGGTGCTGCTCAAGCTGGTGGGCATGAACCCGGTGGTGGTGCACGGCGGCGGCCCGCAGATCGAGGCGGCGCTCAACCGGCTGGGCAAGAAGGGCAGCTTCATCCAGGGCATGCGCGTGACCGACGCGGAAACCATGGAGGTCGTCGAGTGGGTGCTCGCCGGCGAGGTGCAGCAGGACATCGTCGGTCTCATCAACCAGGCCGGCGGCAAGGCCGTGGGCCTGACCGGGCGCGACGGCGGCCTGATCCGCGCGCAGAAGCTCAAGCTGGCCGACCGCGCCGACCCGAGCCTGATGCACGACGTCGGCCAGGTCGGCGACATCGTCTCGATCGACCCGAGCGTGGTCAAGGCGCTGCAGGACGACGCCTTCATTCCCGTCATCAGCCCGATCGGCTTCGGCGAGGACAACGAGAGCTACAACATCAACGCCGACGTCGTCGCCGGCAAGCTCGCCACCGTCCTCAAGGCGGAGAAGCTGATGCTCCTGACCAACACGCCCGGCGTGCTGGACAAGGCCGGCACGCTGCTGACCAACCTGAGCGCGCGCGAGATCGACGAGCTGTTCGCCGACGGCACCATCTCCGGGGGCATGCTGCCGAAGATCGAGGGCGCGCTCGACGCGGCCAAGAGCGGCGTGAACGCGGTGCACATCATCGACGGGCGGGTGCCGCACGCGATGCTGCTGGAGATCCTGACCGACCAGGCCTACGGCACGATGATCCGGGCCCGGTAG
- the galE gene encoding UDP-glucose 4-epimerase GalE: MGNCILVTGGAGFIGSHTCVALAEAGYTPLVLDNLGNSDLRVLDRLARITGKAPDFIEGDVRDRALLDRVFAENEIAGVIHFAGLKAVGDSVAEPMAYYQNNVHGSWVLAEAMQAAGVKTLIFSSSATVYGEPDRSPIPEDAPCRPASPYGRSKHMVEESLRDLQIAQPDWRIALLRYFNPVGAHESGLIGEHPNGKPNNLMPFVSQVAVGLREKLAVHGGDYPTPDGTGVRDYVHVMDLAEGHVAALRHTEKAPGLVTLNLGTGTGASVLDVVKAFERASGRRIAYDIGPRRAGDVPAYWGDPALAEATLGWRARRGLDQMCADSWRWQQGNPRGYE, encoded by the coding sequence ATGGGCAATTGCATTCTGGTGACGGGCGGCGCGGGCTTCATCGGCAGCCACACCTGCGTGGCGCTCGCCGAGGCGGGCTACACGCCCCTCGTCCTGGACAACCTGGGCAACAGCGACCTGCGCGTCCTCGATCGCCTGGCGCGCATCACCGGCAAGGCGCCCGACTTCATCGAAGGCGACGTGCGCGACCGCGCCCTGCTCGACCGGGTGTTCGCCGAGAACGAGATCGCCGGCGTGATCCATTTCGCCGGCCTGAAGGCCGTCGGCGACTCGGTGGCCGAGCCGATGGCGTACTACCAGAACAACGTGCATGGCAGCTGGGTGCTGGCCGAGGCCATGCAGGCGGCGGGCGTGAAGACGCTGATCTTCTCCTCGTCGGCCACGGTGTACGGCGAACCCGACCGCTCGCCGATCCCCGAAGACGCGCCCTGCCGCCCGGCGAGCCCGTACGGACGCTCCAAGCACATGGTGGAGGAGTCGTTGCGCGACTTGCAGATCGCGCAGCCCGACTGGCGCATCGCCCTGCTGCGCTACTTCAACCCCGTGGGCGCCCACGAGAGCGGCCTGATCGGCGAGCACCCCAACGGCAAGCCCAACAACCTGATGCCGTTCGTGAGCCAGGTCGCCGTGGGCCTGCGCGAGAAGCTCGCGGTCCATGGGGGCGACTATCCGACGCCCGACGGCACCGGCGTGCGCGACTACGTGCACGTCATGGACCTGGCCGAAGGCCACGTCGCGGCGCTGCGCCACACCGAGAAGGCCCCCGGCCTGGTCACCCTGAACCTCGGGACGGGCACCGGCGCCTCGGTGCTCGACGTGGTCAAGGCGTTCGAGCGCGCGAGCGGCCGGCGCATCGCCTACGACATCGGCCCGCGCCGCGCGGGCGACGTGCCGGCGTACTGGGGCGACCCGGCCCTGGCCGAAGCCACCCTCGGCTGGCGCGCCCGCCGCGGCCTCGACCAGATGTGCGCCGACAGCTGGCGCTGGCAGCAGGGCAATCCGCGCGGCTACGAATAG
- a CDS encoding glycosyltransferase: MIALIVISFVVSAFAVLVFMRRARRHARRYAADMPQRFHKGHVPRLGGAGIFVGTGAAWLAAGLFGDPFNVGWRASASSLVLLCMAPAVVGGIAEDVTQRVQVRWRLALTLGSALLLCWLLGLGVHRTGLGIVDAGMRAMPFAGVLLAVLAIGGLPHAFNIIDGYNGLAGTVAVLVCLAISHVALQVGDRQLAAMVVCLVGATMGFLMWNYPSGKIFAGDGGAYVWGMVIAVACVALVQRHSAVSPWFPMLLLIYPVWETLFSIYRKLARGQSPGTADALHFHQLIFRRIVRVAFSDDEARQLLARNNRTSPYLWMFAALSVVPAVLFWRNTLALMLCCLLFITTYVLAYLMIVRFKVPRWLRP; encoded by the coding sequence ATGATTGCCCTGATCGTCATCAGCTTCGTCGTGTCCGCCTTCGCCGTGCTGGTGTTCATGCGGCGCGCGCGGCGCCATGCGCGGCGCTATGCGGCGGACATGCCCCAGCGCTTCCATAAGGGCCACGTGCCGCGCCTGGGCGGCGCCGGCATCTTCGTCGGCACCGGGGCGGCCTGGCTGGCGGCGGGGCTGTTCGGCGATCCGTTCAACGTCGGCTGGCGCGCGTCGGCGTCGTCGCTGGTGCTGCTGTGCATGGCGCCGGCCGTCGTCGGCGGCATCGCCGAGGACGTGACGCAGCGCGTGCAGGTGCGCTGGCGGCTGGCGCTCACGCTGGGCTCCGCCCTGCTGCTGTGCTGGTTGCTCGGCCTGGGCGTGCATCGCACGGGCCTGGGCATCGTCGACGCCGGGATGCGGGCCATGCCGTTCGCGGGGGTGCTGCTGGCGGTGCTGGCCATCGGCGGGCTGCCACACGCCTTCAACATCATCGACGGCTACAACGGACTGGCGGGTACGGTGGCCGTGCTGGTGTGTCTGGCGATCTCGCACGTGGCGCTGCAGGTGGGTGATCGGCAACTGGCGGCGATGGTGGTCTGTCTGGTCGGCGCCACGATGGGTTTCCTGATGTGGAACTACCCGAGCGGCAAGATCTTCGCCGGCGACGGTGGCGCCTACGTGTGGGGCATGGTGATCGCGGTGGCCTGCGTGGCGCTGGTGCAGCGCCACTCGGCCGTCTCGCCGTGGTTTCCGATGCTGCTGCTGATCTACCCGGTGTGGGAGACGCTGTTCTCCATCTACCGGAAGCTCGCGCGCGGCCAGTCGCCGGGCACGGCCGACGCGCTGCACTTCCACCAGCTGATCTTCCGGCGCATCGTGCGTGTCGCCTTCAGCGACGACGAGGCCCGCCAACTGCTCGCCCGCAACAACCGCACGTCGCCCTACCTGTGGATGTTCGCCGCGCTGTCGGTGGTGCCGGCGGTGCTCTTCTGGCGCAACACGCTGGCGCTCATGCTGTGCTGCCTCCTGTTCATCACCACCTATGTGCTGGCCTACCTGATGATCGTGCGGTTCAAGGTGCCTCGCTGGCTGCGGCCCTGA